The Saprospiraceae bacterium genomic interval TCATTTGGGGTTCGGGGATTGGAGGATTTAACACCCTTGAAAACGACTTGTCTGAAGCTGCCCTCCACCAGGGTACCCCGCGATACAGTCCTTTTCTGATTCCAAAGCTGATTTCGGATATCGCCCCGGGTCACATTTCCATTAAATATGGTTTGATGGGGATCAATTATGGTACGGTTTCAGCTTGTGCGTCCTCAGCCCATGCGATTACCAATGCATTTGACTACATAAGGCTCAACAAAGCTGATATTATGATTTCCGGTGGCTCTGAAGCAGCTATTACACGCGCAGGAGTTGGAGGTTTCTCCGCCATGAAAGCACTTTCCGAAAGAAACGACGATTACCTGACTGCTTCCAGGCCATATGACAAAGAAAGAGATGGTTTTGTTTTGGGAGAAGGGTCAGGAGCTGTGATTCTTGAAGAGTATGAAATGGCCAGGAAAAGAGGTGCAAAAATTTATGCGGAGATTGTAGGCACCGGAGCCACTGCCGATGCTTATCACATAACAGCTCCACATCCCGATGGATTGGGTGCAAGTACAGCCATGTCGCTGGCCCTTGCCGAATCCGGGTTGCGGACCTCGGAAATTGATTACATCAATACACACGGTACTTCAACCCCACTGGGTGATGTGGCAGAGGCTAAGGCCATTGTACATGTATTCGGGGAAGATGCTTACCGGCTGAATATCAGCTCCACCAAATCGATGACCGGTCACCTGTTGGGAGCTGCCGGTGTCGTCGAAATCATTGCAGGGATCCTTGCAATGCAACATGACTTTATACCCCCTACCATAAATCACTACACGGATGATCCGGAATTGGATCCAAAACTTAATTTTACATTTAATGAAGCCCAGCAAAGAAAAGTAAATGCTTTTTTAAGCAATACCTTTGGATTTGGGGGGCATAACAGCTCCGTGATATTTAAAAAATGTTAGGATTTCTATACAAGTATTACAAGAAAACCAATCACAAGTTTTTTTCGAAGGACAAGCATTTTGCAGAGCGGTTGCAATACCTGATTGGATTTACACCGTCCAATTTGTACATTTTTAAACTTTCATTCTACCATAAATCGACGCTTAATAACCTGACTTCAGAATCACCCGGATTGTATCAATCAAACGAGCGATTGGAATATCTGGGCGATGCATTGCTGAGTTTTGTCGTTGGTGAATATCTTTTTAAAAAATACCCGGGTGCCAATGAGGGATTTTTAACGAAGATGAGGTCAAAAATCGTAAAAAGGAAAATGTTGAACTACATTGCAGAACAAATGGGGCTGGATCATTTGATGATTGAATTCAACCAAACAGCCATTTCGCAATCGATGTTGGGCAATGCTTTGGAAGCACTGATTGGTGCTATTTACATCGAACAGGGTTTTGAATTTACCAAACAGTTCATTTTAAATAAGATCCTCAAAAAATTTATCAACATCGATCATCTCGAAGTTTTTGACGACAATTATAAAAGCCAATTGCTGGAGTGGTGTCAGAAAAATTCTAAAGAAATTGATTTTAAAGTCATCAATAAATTCAAATCGGATAAAAGAGACCGTTTTAAAATTGGGGTCATTATCGACGGAGTAGAAGTTTCCAGTGCTGAGGATTTCAATAAAAAAAGTGCAGAACAATTTGCGTCGCAGATGGCCCTCAAGCAACTGGGTATATTCGAAGAGAATTGATTCTCCGGATAAGTTCCTTCAATTAATTTTTCTGTGTCTATACATTTTTCAAGACTTCAAGAAAAAAAGGAAGAAAATTTCCTGGAAGGTTGTAATCTATTGCATAGTTGGTTGCAGGATACCCTTACTACCGGACTTTATTCCAATAAGCAACTTGATAAGTCGATGAGTGAGCTATCTTCCCGGTTGGTTGATTTTGGACTGCCTTCTGTTGCAAGAAAACTCCGGGTACTCCGGAATTCATTATCGGATGGAA includes:
- the fabF gene encoding beta-ketoacyl-ACP synthase II → MRRVVVTGLGALTPIGLGVEAYLDGLKNGVSGACPISYFEPALFKTRFACQLKNFVAENFLDKKEARKIDPFAQYAIVAADLAMADSGIQTDQCNLARFGVIWGSGIGGFNTLENDLSEAALHQGTPRYSPFLIPKLISDIAPGHISIKYGLMGINYGTVSACASSAHAITNAFDYIRLNKADIMISGGSEAAITRAGVGGFSAMKALSERNDDYLTASRPYDKERDGFVLGEGSGAVILEEYEMARKRGAKIYAEIVGTGATADAYHITAPHPDGLGASTAMSLALAESGLRTSEIDYINTHGTSTPLGDVAEAKAIVHVFGEDAYRLNISSTKSMTGHLLGAAGVVEIIAGILAMQHDFIPPTINHYTDDPELDPKLNFTFNEAQQRKVNAFLSNTFGFGGHNSSVIFKKC
- the rnc gene encoding ribonuclease III codes for the protein MQYLIGFTPSNLYIFKLSFYHKSTLNNLTSESPGLYQSNERLEYLGDALLSFVVGEYLFKKYPGANEGFLTKMRSKIVKRKMLNYIAEQMGLDHLMIEFNQTAISQSMLGNALEALIGAIYIEQGFEFTKQFILNKILKKFINIDHLEVFDDNYKSQLLEWCQKNSKEIDFKVINKFKSDKRDRFKIGVIIDGVEVSSAEDFNKKSAEQFASQMALKQLGIFEEN